The following are encoded in a window of Geobacter metallireducens GS-15 genomic DNA:
- a CDS encoding UbiD family decarboxylase gives MGYRNLQDCVFDLEARGDLVRIDVETDPNIEIGAIQRRVYQAGGPALLFTRVKGCRFPMLGNLFGTMARTKFIFRDTLDDIRRLVELKINPTAVLKNPKEYAGAPLAALRLLPRQVSRGPILGHRTTIAELPQLKSWPMDGGPFVTLPQVYSESPKRPGFRFSNLGMYRVQLAGNDYRLNEEVGVHYQIHRGIGVHHAEAIERGEPLRVNIFVGGAPSMTVAAVMPLPEGLPELSFAGLLAGHRLAMVCRRGELPMPAEADFVITGTIDPNKTLPEGPFGDHLGYYSLAHPFPVLRVENVWHRDDAIWPFTSVGRPPQEDTTFGAFIHELTGALIPEVLPGVKGVHAVDAAGVHPLLLAVGSERYVPYEAERVPRELLTIASAILGNGQLSLAKYLFITPNEDNPPDIHHIDEFLTFILERADWRRDLHFHTRTTIDTLDYSGSGLNEGSKVIVAAAGPKRRDLPTEVPGGLRLPDGFTTPHVCLPGILAVTGPAFPGYGDNGAPDMERFCASFAPDDPINRFPLVVIVDDSAFTSRTLNNFLWVTFTRSNPAADIHGIGSSVRCKHWGCGGALVIDARVKPHHAPPLLDVPEIERRVDALGAPGGPLRGII, from the coding sequence ATGGGCTATCGTAACCTGCAGGATTGCGTCTTTGACCTGGAAGCACGCGGCGATCTCGTCCGTATTGATGTGGAGACCGACCCGAACATCGAGATCGGTGCCATCCAGCGCCGGGTCTACCAGGCAGGGGGGCCGGCGCTCCTCTTCACCCGGGTCAAGGGGTGCCGTTTTCCCATGCTTGGCAACCTCTTCGGCACCATGGCCCGGACCAAGTTCATCTTCCGGGACACCCTGGACGACATCCGCCGTCTCGTGGAGCTGAAGATCAACCCGACCGCCGTGCTGAAAAATCCCAAGGAATACGCGGGGGCCCCCCTGGCGGCGCTCCGGCTCCTTCCGCGCCAGGTCTCCCGGGGGCCGATTCTCGGCCACCGCACCACCATCGCCGAACTCCCCCAGCTTAAATCGTGGCCCATGGACGGCGGCCCCTTCGTGACCCTCCCCCAGGTCTACTCCGAGAGCCCCAAGCGCCCCGGCTTCCGTTTCTCGAACCTGGGGATGTACCGGGTGCAGTTGGCCGGCAACGATTACCGCCTGAACGAAGAAGTGGGGGTCCACTACCAGATCCACCGGGGTATCGGCGTCCACCACGCCGAGGCCATCGAACGGGGCGAGCCCCTGCGCGTCAATATCTTCGTGGGAGGAGCGCCATCCATGACCGTGGCCGCGGTCATGCCCCTTCCTGAGGGACTTCCCGAGCTTTCCTTTGCCGGCCTCCTTGCCGGGCACCGGCTGGCCATGGTCTGCCGACGGGGGGAACTCCCCATGCCTGCCGAGGCCGACTTCGTCATCACCGGCACCATCGACCCGAACAAGACCCTCCCCGAAGGTCCCTTCGGCGATCACCTGGGGTACTACAGCCTGGCCCATCCCTTCCCGGTTCTGCGGGTGGAGAACGTCTGGCACCGGGACGACGCCATCTGGCCCTTCACCTCCGTCGGCCGCCCCCCCCAGGAGGACACCACCTTCGGTGCCTTCATCCACGAGCTGACCGGCGCCCTCATTCCCGAGGTCCTTCCCGGGGTGAAGGGGGTCCATGCCGTGGACGCCGCCGGCGTCCACCCCCTGCTCCTGGCCGTGGGGAGCGAGCGCTACGTCCCCTACGAGGCCGAGCGGGTGCCGCGGGAACTCCTCACCATCGCCAGCGCCATCCTGGGGAACGGTCAGCTCTCCCTGGCCAAGTACCTCTTCATCACCCCCAATGAGGACAACCCGCCGGACATCCACCACATCGACGAGTTCCTCACCTTCATCCTGGAGCGGGCCGACTGGCGGCGCGACCTCCACTTCCACACCCGCACCACCATCGACACCCTCGACTACTCGGGGAGCGGCCTCAACGAAGGGTCCAAAGTCATCGTGGCCGCGGCAGGCCCGAAGCGGCGCGACCTTCCCACGGAGGTGCCAGGAGGGCTCCGGCTTCCGGACGGTTTCACCACCCCCCATGTCTGTCTTCCCGGCATCCTGGCCGTCACCGGTCCGGCCTTCCCCGGCTACGGGGACAACGGCGCACCGGACATGGAGCGCTTCTGCGCCTCCTTCGCCCCCGATGACCCGATCAACCGCTTCCCCCTGGTGGTGATCGTTGACGACAGCGCCTTTACTTCCCGTACCCTCAACAATTTCCTCTGGGTCACCTTCACCCGCTCCAACCCTGCCGCCGACATCCACGGCATCGGCTCGTCGGTCCGGTGCAAGCACTGGGGATGCGGGGGGGCGCTCGTCATCGACGCCCGGGTGAAGCCCCATCACGCGCCGCCGCTTCTGGATGTGCCGGAGATCGAGCGGCGAGTCGATGCCCTCGGCGCGCCCGGCGGGCCGCTGCGCGGAATTATTTGA
- a CDS encoding DEAD/DEAH box helicase, which yields MPARPGAARERIRSTAAPAVGEKVLNALRDLPAGMIYTLGAKPTVLRGLALAIEKRVKGIDWSPDGATLFAEVMDGSRHHEVRLEANGGFLTPSCDCPLWRPTGHCPHVIAALAVLKKGLVHQAITSLRLDSDYLAEVSGWLSGVEAAQPTAPAVPRLVVERGADGIQARIWLGEHPVSIHDQALPRTVRDFLWTLLNPRESGFIIERYLEAFGDDAPMALRQDDNEIPLRFDRGRVHGTLTLLEQVRGMVIARKGLEDGHPIPDTCFAAYRYYFDIPAGAVRVIDSFEGWDLWNTINYEAAEWSLDTGVSVERNSRTISLPADAFNAIGLTVTEKGLPTILERIRFYGAGGPGEPARITHNYRLRVADMNDTTALLLAEGVYGDAAIPLSAGAFSFFTSRGRSTASVPLRTKKRSSAVIAGCFAALDCVTRAELERTIRHALAGDDFLKRTVKSEAKRIITAFAAACETRETTLLAADGAWLISVAEPKVEAQLLEIPYRLFGAEIFGSSDLAGAMTVNRDALFRQFPALHNRLAEAGFDLVLQDRPVEAVTLDVTLDATRSTLDWFELRPEIRCGTGELTEQEIAEAMASGGVFRRGDSFLLINEESSRILAMLYPEAGVKKRRKAEVVRIPRLQILDWLVLRHHGVSVRLSPEDERIFASLATFEEIPSSPLPERLQATLRHYQVDAFHWLAFLYTHRFGACLADDMGLGKTIQAISLLAALHEGTLPSRVPEPRPHLIVVPPSLLFNWENELARFYPAFTVLTYRGTGRSADFTGVDIVLTSYGIIPRDIGILAEIPFHCIVFDEAQAVKNIQADTTGACRRLRGAFTLCLTGTPVENHLGEYFSVMDLAVPGLLGSYEEFRRQAGNAAAPFLETLVRRTRPFVLRRSKQMIAAELPPKIETDIYLELTPRQKALYTRTVEEVRETVLEAWRGKSPGQARIIALTAILRLRQLCLSPRLLIADSREPSPKVEFLVEQLEELFTEGHSVLVFSQFTSFLDIVEGELSRRGVHYYRLDGSTPVPERKRLVTAFQKGDEPSVFLLSLKAGGKGLNLTRATYVFHLDPWWNPAVENQASDRAHRIGQTRQVTITRLVMRHTIEEKMMELKKRKLKLYHALLEENSAGDGGGISREDFEFLLG from the coding sequence ATGCCGGCACGACCCGGCGCCGCCAGGGAGCGGATACGTTCGACCGCGGCACCTGCCGTCGGCGAAAAGGTGCTCAATGCCCTGCGGGACCTGCCGGCGGGAATGATCTATACCCTGGGCGCCAAGCCCACCGTGCTGCGGGGGCTCGCCCTTGCCATCGAAAAGCGGGTGAAGGGAATCGACTGGAGTCCCGACGGTGCCACCCTCTTTGCCGAAGTCATGGACGGAAGCCGCCACCACGAGGTGCGCCTGGAGGCGAACGGAGGCTTCCTCACCCCCTCCTGCGACTGCCCGCTCTGGCGCCCCACCGGCCACTGCCCCCACGTCATCGCCGCCCTGGCGGTACTGAAAAAGGGGCTGGTGCATCAGGCGATTACCAGTCTCCGGCTCGACAGCGACTACCTGGCCGAGGTGAGCGGCTGGCTTTCGGGCGTTGAGGCCGCGCAACCGACCGCGCCGGCCGTGCCGCGCCTGGTGGTGGAGCGGGGCGCCGACGGCATCCAGGCGCGGATATGGCTCGGGGAGCATCCCGTCTCCATCCATGACCAGGCGCTCCCCCGGACGGTGCGGGATTTCCTCTGGACCCTCCTCAATCCCCGGGAGAGCGGTTTCATCATCGAGCGCTACCTGGAGGCCTTTGGCGACGACGCCCCCATGGCCCTGCGCCAGGATGACAATGAGATACCCCTGCGCTTCGATCGGGGGAGGGTCCACGGCACCCTGACCCTTCTGGAGCAGGTCCGCGGCATGGTCATTGCCCGCAAGGGGCTGGAGGACGGCCATCCCATTCCGGACACCTGTTTTGCCGCCTACCGTTACTATTTCGACATCCCTGCCGGTGCTGTCCGGGTCATCGACTCCTTCGAGGGGTGGGATCTCTGGAACACCATCAACTACGAGGCCGCCGAATGGAGCCTCGACACCGGCGTTTCCGTCGAGCGCAATTCCCGGACCATCTCCCTTCCTGCCGATGCCTTCAACGCCATCGGGCTGACCGTCACCGAGAAGGGGCTTCCCACGATCCTCGAACGCATCCGGTTTTACGGTGCCGGCGGACCGGGCGAACCAGCACGGATCACCCACAACTACCGCCTGCGGGTGGCCGACATGAACGACACCACCGCCCTGCTGCTGGCCGAGGGGGTCTACGGCGACGCGGCAATTCCCCTTTCCGCCGGCGCCTTCAGCTTTTTCACCAGCCGGGGCCGGTCCACGGCATCGGTTCCCCTGAGGACCAAGAAGCGGAGTAGCGCGGTGATCGCCGGTTGCTTCGCAGCCCTTGACTGCGTCACCAGGGCCGAACTGGAGCGGACCATCAGGCACGCCCTTGCGGGCGACGACTTCCTGAAACGCACTGTGAAGAGCGAGGCGAAGCGGATCATCACGGCGTTTGCCGCGGCCTGCGAAACCCGCGAAACGACGCTCCTGGCGGCCGATGGCGCCTGGCTCATATCCGTGGCCGAACCGAAGGTGGAGGCGCAACTCCTGGAGATCCCCTACCGGCTCTTCGGTGCCGAAATCTTCGGCTCGTCGGACCTTGCCGGCGCCATGACCGTCAACCGCGACGCGCTCTTTCGCCAATTTCCCGCACTTCACAACCGTCTTGCGGAGGCTGGGTTCGACCTGGTGCTCCAGGACCGCCCGGTGGAGGCTGTCACCCTCGATGTGACCCTCGACGCCACCCGGTCCACCCTGGACTGGTTCGAGCTCCGCCCCGAGATCCGCTGCGGCACCGGCGAGCTTACCGAACAGGAGATCGCCGAGGCCATGGCCAGCGGCGGCGTCTTCCGCCGGGGCGATTCCTTTCTCCTCATCAACGAGGAATCGTCCCGCATCCTGGCCATGCTCTACCCCGAGGCCGGGGTGAAGAAGCGGAGGAAGGCCGAGGTGGTCCGCATCCCGCGGCTCCAGATCCTCGACTGGCTCGTCCTGCGGCACCATGGGGTCTCGGTTCGCCTCTCCCCCGAGGATGAGAGGATCTTCGCCAGCCTCGCCACCTTCGAAGAGATACCTTCATCCCCCCTCCCCGAAAGGCTCCAGGCGACCCTGCGTCACTACCAGGTGGACGCCTTTCATTGGCTCGCCTTTCTCTACACCCACCGCTTTGGCGCCTGCCTCGCCGACGACATGGGGCTCGGCAAGACCATCCAGGCCATCAGCCTTCTGGCGGCGCTCCACGAGGGGACGCTCCCCTCGCGGGTGCCGGAGCCGCGTCCTCACCTCATCGTCGTTCCCCCGAGCCTCCTCTTTAACTGGGAGAACGAGTTGGCCCGCTTCTACCCCGCATTCACCGTCCTTACCTATCGGGGCACCGGCCGCAGCGCCGACTTCACCGGGGTCGACATCGTCCTCACCAGCTATGGCATCATCCCCCGTGATATTGGGATCCTGGCGGAGATTCCTTTCCACTGCATCGTCTTCGACGAGGCCCAGGCCGTGAAAAACATCCAGGCCGACACCACCGGCGCCTGCCGCCGGCTGCGGGGCGCGTTCACCCTCTGCCTCACCGGCACCCCGGTTGAAAACCACCTCGGTGAGTATTTCTCGGTCATGGACCTGGCCGTGCCGGGGCTTCTGGGCTCCTACGAGGAATTCCGGCGCCAGGCCGGCAACGCCGCGGCTCCCTTCCTCGAAACCCTTGTCCGGCGCACCCGCCCCTTTGTCCTGCGCCGCTCCAAGCAGATGATCGCCGCCGAGCTTCCCCCCAAGATCGAAACCGACATCTACCTGGAGCTGACTCCCCGGCAGAAGGCCCTCTATACCCGCACCGTCGAAGAGGTACGCGAGACCGTGCTCGAAGCGTGGCGCGGCAAGTCACCCGGCCAGGCGCGTATCATTGCCCTCACCGCCATCCTGCGGCTGCGCCAGCTCTGTCTCTCCCCCCGGCTCCTCATTGCCGACTCCAGGGAACCGTCCCCCAAGGTGGAGTTCCTCGTGGAGCAGCTGGAAGAACTCTTTACCGAGGGGCATAGTGTTCTCGTCTTCTCCCAGTTCACCTCTTTTCTCGACATCGTCGAAGGAGAACTGTCCCGCAGGGGGGTTCACTACTATCGCCTCGACGGCTCCACTCCGGTCCCCGAACGGAAAAGACTCGTCACCGCCTTCCAGAAGGGCGATGAGCCGTCCGTCTTCCTCCTCTCCCTGAAGGCCGGTGGCAAGGGGCTCAACCTTACCCGCGCCACCTATGTCTTCCATCTCGATCCCTGGTGGAACCCCGCAGTGGAAAACCAGGCCTCTGACCGGGCCCACCGTATCGGCCAGACACGCCAGGTCACCATCACCCGCCTTGTCATGCGCCACACCATCGAAGAGAAGATGATGGAACTGAAAAAGCGCAAGCTCAAGCTCTACCATGCCCTTTTGGAGGAGAACTCCGCAGGGGACGGGGGAGGCATCAGCCGGGAGGATTTCGAGTTCCTGCTGGGGTAG
- a CDS encoding MlaA family lipoprotein yields the protein MIFEGLRIRGEGSPIPPIIGALLALAICCHTLVSPVGAAEEVYEYPFADPYAATVIGTPKELQAEVPRKIPFREPEVTVFEDRPVPDILWYDRKLRYSIATQRRPAPLIFLIAGMGAGHNDPKIQFLQRVFFKAGFHVVCLPSATHPNFIPAASGSGIPGFLMEDARDLYRAMELITRDVREDVTITGFDLAGYSLGADHAAFLAELDNRLSQFRFNKVLLINPPVSLYHAAGVLDEMIKKIPGGEEKFQEFFDNAFRAFTAIYQSNERVEFTGDFLFRGRKPNDENLAALIGLSFRLAVANMAFTSDVFTNAGYIKPKNLELSTTDSLTDYFKVADLVKFLDYFRDLLAPYYLEQIPGMTERQLIEQLSLRSIEQFLRNSPSVYLVHNVDDMLLAPGDIDYLKDVFGSRARIYPRGGHCGNIDHRVNVAHMLEIFRGETTGGNTGTTAPDSGEAAGAGREMKPGAEPAEQTQTALPSQEAAPPLRDSGGPRNEAFTAPRPAVISTGILNGQAGARNPKPSATGTRQIIAPRRSEAKPGLSYVIDVHDPIEPVNRALYRFNAMFDEYLFLPVTRTYEFITPVFLQDRISGIFANISEVRNLTNSILQLRPKTSATVFTRFLINSTLGIGGMWDPATDLGFPKHEEDFGQTLGWWGLKQGPYIVLPIFGPSSLRDTTGRVGDSAASYFYLYQPTDMDQNIGAGSAYTGVNAIDTRHNIPFRYYQTGSPFEYDLVRLLYKKKRELDIER from the coding sequence ATGATCTTCGAGGGGTTACGCATCCGCGGGGAAGGAAGCCCAATTCCCCCGATCATCGGCGCGCTGCTGGCGCTGGCCATCTGCTGCCACACGCTGGTTTCGCCGGTCGGCGCGGCGGAAGAAGTTTACGAATACCCGTTTGCCGATCCGTACGCCGCCACCGTGATCGGCACGCCAAAGGAACTGCAGGCCGAAGTGCCGCGGAAAATCCCCTTCAGGGAGCCGGAGGTGACAGTATTCGAGGACCGGCCGGTTCCCGATATCCTCTGGTACGACAGGAAGCTGCGCTATTCCATTGCCACCCAGCGCCGGCCGGCACCACTCATCTTCCTCATTGCCGGCATGGGGGCCGGGCACAACGACCCGAAAATACAGTTCCTGCAGCGGGTATTTTTCAAGGCGGGATTCCATGTGGTCTGCCTCCCCTCCGCAACCCACCCGAACTTCATTCCCGCTGCATCGGGGAGCGGTATTCCCGGTTTCCTGATGGAAGACGCCCGGGACCTCTACCGGGCCATGGAGCTGATTACCCGTGATGTCCGTGAAGATGTGACGATCACCGGCTTTGATCTGGCCGGATACAGCCTCGGTGCCGATCACGCCGCGTTTCTGGCCGAACTGGACAATCGGCTCAGCCAGTTCAGGTTCAACAAGGTGCTCCTCATCAATCCGCCGGTGAGCCTCTACCATGCGGCAGGGGTCCTCGACGAGATGATCAAGAAGATTCCGGGAGGGGAGGAGAAATTCCAGGAATTCTTCGACAATGCCTTCAGGGCCTTTACGGCCATTTACCAGTCGAACGAACGGGTCGAATTTACGGGCGATTTCCTCTTCAGGGGCAGAAAGCCCAATGACGAAAACCTGGCAGCCCTGATCGGCCTTTCATTCCGGCTGGCCGTGGCAAACATGGCCTTCACTTCCGATGTCTTCACCAATGCCGGCTACATCAAGCCGAAAAACCTCGAACTCTCCACAACCGACTCCCTGACCGACTATTTCAAGGTGGCGGATCTGGTCAAGTTCCTGGACTATTTCCGGGATCTCCTCGCCCCCTACTACCTGGAACAGATTCCGGGGATGACCGAGCGGCAGCTGATCGAACAACTCAGCCTCAGGAGCATCGAGCAATTCCTGCGCAATTCCCCGTCGGTCTATCTGGTCCATAACGTCGACGATATGCTCCTGGCGCCGGGAGACATCGACTATCTGAAGGACGTGTTCGGCTCCCGCGCCAGGATCTACCCCCGGGGCGGCCACTGCGGCAACATCGACCACCGGGTGAACGTGGCGCACATGCTGGAAATCTTCAGGGGGGAGACAACTGGCGGAAATACGGGCACAACAGCTCCGGATAGTGGCGAAGCTGCCGGCGCGGGGAGAGAGATGAAGCCCGGTGCCGAGCCGGCGGAGCAGACGCAAACCGCGCTTCCGTCCCAGGAAGCCGCTCCTCCACTGAGGGATTCCGGCGGACCGCGCAATGAGGCATTTACCGCACCCCGCCCGGCCGTCATTTCCACAGGAATTTTGAACGGACAGGCAGGGGCGCGAAATCCGAAGCCCTCCGCCACAGGGACGCGGCAAATCATCGCCCCGCGCCGCTCAGAGGCCAAGCCGGGGCTGTCATACGTCATCGACGTGCATGATCCCATCGAACCGGTGAACCGGGCGCTCTACCGCTTTAACGCCATGTTTGACGAGTACCTGTTCCTGCCGGTAACCCGGACCTACGAATTCATCACCCCGGTCTTTCTCCAAGACCGGATCTCCGGCATCTTCGCCAACATCTCGGAGGTCCGCAACCTGACCAATTCGATTCTCCAGTTGCGGCCCAAGACCTCCGCCACGGTCTTTACCCGGTTCCTCATCAACTCGACGCTCGGCATCGGCGGGATGTGGGACCCCGCCACCGATCTGGGCTTTCCGAAGCACGAGGAAGATTTCGGCCAGACGCTGGGGTGGTGGGGATTGAAGCAGGGGCCGTATATCGTGCTGCCGATCTTCGGCCCTTCCAGCCTGCGGGACACGACCGGCCGCGTGGGGGATTCCGCGGCGAGCTATTTCTACCTCTACCAGCCAACGGACATGGACCAGAATATCGGCGCGGGATCAGCCTACACGGGCGTGAACGCCATTGATACGCGGCACAACATCCCGTTCCGGTACTACCAGACCGGCTCCCCCTTCGAGTACGACCTGGTGCGCCTGCTCTACAAGAAGAAACGGGAGCTGGACATAGAGCGATAA
- a CDS encoding ABC transporter substrate-binding protein, whose amino-acid sequence MAGAIGWEKAIKSGRVWGAFLLCLLLVPWSQSHAGAKRLRLGYFPNITHGQALYARATGELEKMMGVPIEWIPFNAGPSVIEALFVDALDAAFIGPSPTINGYIKSKGEKFVIVAGASSGGAGLVVRKDSGIGGEKDFHGKVIATPQLGNTQDLAARAWFAAKGYRLKETGGTVSLVPLSNPDQLTMFKKKQIDGAWTIEPWLSRLELEGGGRLFLDEKSLWPEGRYVTTHLVVHRKFLAENEELVKKLLTAHVELTQRMNADKVATARLLNGQLKKDTGKELEGEVISRALSRVEFTWDPIAPSMAKLAEIAHRIKFLRTSPRLDGIYELNPLNAVLRQKNLPEVSDGVR is encoded by the coding sequence GTGGCCGGAGCTATTGGATGGGAAAAAGCGATAAAATCGGGCCGGGTGTGGGGAGCTTTCCTTCTCTGCCTGCTCCTTGTGCCCTGGTCCCAGTCCCACGCAGGGGCCAAGCGGCTCCGGTTGGGGTATTTTCCGAACATTACCCATGGGCAGGCCCTCTACGCGCGGGCAACCGGCGAACTGGAGAAAATGATGGGCGTCCCCATCGAGTGGATCCCCTTCAATGCCGGGCCGTCGGTCATCGAAGCCCTGTTCGTCGATGCGCTTGATGCCGCGTTCATCGGCCCCAGTCCGACGATCAACGGGTACATAAAGTCCAAGGGGGAGAAATTCGTCATTGTGGCGGGCGCTTCCAGTGGCGGAGCAGGGCTGGTGGTGCGAAAGGATTCGGGAATCGGGGGGGAAAAGGATTTTCACGGCAAGGTCATCGCCACGCCGCAACTGGGCAACACGCAGGACCTCGCCGCCCGTGCCTGGTTCGCAGCCAAGGGGTACAGGCTCAAGGAAACGGGAGGGACGGTTTCATTGGTTCCCCTTTCCAACCCTGATCAACTGACCATGTTCAAGAAAAAGCAGATTGACGGGGCCTGGACCATCGAGCCGTGGCTCTCCCGTCTGGAACTGGAGGGTGGGGGCCGTCTCTTTCTCGATGAGAAAAGCCTCTGGCCCGAGGGACGCTACGTGACCACCCATCTGGTCGTGCATAGAAAATTTCTGGCCGAGAACGAGGAGCTGGTGAAAAAGCTGCTGACGGCCCATGTGGAACTCACCCAACGGATGAATGCCGACAAGGTGGCAACCGCCAGGCTCCTCAACGGGCAACTGAAGAAAGACACAGGCAAGGAGTTGGAAGGCGAGGTCATCAGCCGGGCCCTCAGTCGTGTGGAATTTACCTGGGATCCCATCGCCCCGTCCATGGCGAAATTGGCTGAAATCGCCCATAGGATAAAATTTCTCAGGACAAGTCCCCGACTTGACGGAATCTACGAGCTCAACCCCTTGAATGCGGTGTTACGGCAGAAGAACCTGCCCGAGGTGAGTGATGGAGTTCGGTAA
- a CDS encoding ABC transporter ATP-binding protein, giving the protein MRAKLLQLTNVSKTFQSVTQAVEALAPSNLEIEEGEFVVFFGPSGCGKSTLLDIIAGFETPTTGEVLFEGSPVTMPGSDRLMMFQEHTLFPWLNVVRNVMYGLKHKREFRFRLRKQRETARSWLKMIGLEEFETSLVHELSGGMKQRVALARALAPDPKVLLVDEPFPALDALVRTKLYADLQDILVRTGKTIISVTHDPREAACLADRVLVFTPRPGRVQKEIRVNLPRPRDINDQEVGEYASRIMEELENPPDEK; this is encoded by the coding sequence TTGCGGGCGAAGCTGCTGCAGCTTACGAATGTTTCGAAGACCTTCCAGAGTGTCACGCAGGCCGTGGAGGCGCTGGCACCCTCCAACCTGGAAATCGAGGAAGGGGAGTTCGTGGTATTCTTCGGCCCCTCCGGCTGCGGGAAGTCCACTCTCCTCGATATCATTGCCGGTTTCGAAACGCCCACCACCGGAGAAGTCCTCTTTGAAGGCAGCCCCGTCACCATGCCGGGCAGTGATCGCCTGATGATGTTCCAGGAACACACCTTGTTCCCGTGGCTCAACGTCGTCAGGAACGTCATGTACGGCCTGAAGCACAAACGGGAATTCCGGTTCCGCCTCAGGAAACAGCGCGAGACCGCACGCTCGTGGCTCAAGATGATCGGGTTGGAGGAATTCGAGACATCCCTGGTCCATGAGCTCTCAGGGGGGATGAAGCAGCGGGTGGCGCTGGCCCGGGCCCTGGCCCCCGATCCGAAAGTGCTGCTTGTCGATGAGCCGTTTCCCGCCCTCGACGCCCTGGTCCGGACAAAGCTGTACGCCGATCTGCAGGACATCCTGGTCCGTACCGGCAAGACCATCATCTCCGTTACGCACGATCCGCGGGAGGCCGCGTGCCTGGCGGACCGCGTCCTGGTTTTCACGCCGCGGCCCGGCAGGGTCCAGAAGGAAATCCGCGTGAACCTGCCGCGGCCGAGGGATATCAACGATCAGGAAGTGGGTGAATACGCCAGCCGGATCATGGAAGAACTGGAGAACCCTCCCGATGAAAAGTGA
- a CDS encoding ABC transporter permease codes for MKSEQTKRAAIAVVLFYVLIFALWQLLFTAGMIPEYLFPSPVQVAKRLWELGADGYLLPSVEATLVRMGKGFTLAAAIGLSIGLVMGVSPITNLCFKSLFLGLQTLPTAAWVPISLLIYGLSERGIYFVIIMSSVPAMALATSSGILQIPPLYLRAAKTLGTPWYAMPARVILPAALPAIVTGLKLGWTLGWHGGVSAELIKSTIGLGFLLYMGRELNDAAQVMGIMVVTILFGLLLDRFFFGIIEQRIRIRWGLEKRAG; via the coding sequence ATGAAAAGTGAGCAGACCAAAAGGGCAGCCATTGCCGTGGTGCTCTTCTACGTGCTGATTTTCGCCCTCTGGCAACTGCTGTTCACAGCCGGCATGATTCCGGAATACCTGTTCCCTTCTCCCGTCCAGGTGGCAAAGCGGTTGTGGGAACTGGGGGCGGACGGCTATCTGCTTCCCAGTGTCGAGGCCACTCTCGTGCGGATGGGGAAGGGGTTCACCCTTGCGGCGGCAATCGGGCTGAGCATCGGCCTTGTCATGGGGGTCAGTCCCATAACCAATCTCTGTTTCAAGTCGCTCTTCCTCGGTCTTCAGACCCTGCCGACAGCGGCGTGGGTTCCGATCTCCCTCCTCATCTACGGATTGAGCGAGCGGGGGATCTATTTCGTAATTATCATGAGCTCTGTTCCGGCCATGGCCCTTGCCACGTCGAGCGGCATTCTCCAGATTCCCCCCCTCTACCTCCGGGCGGCGAAAACCCTGGGCACCCCCTGGTACGCAATGCCCGCGCGGGTGATCCTTCCCGCGGCGCTTCCTGCCATCGTTACGGGCCTCAAGCTGGGGTGGACCCTGGGGTGGCACGGCGGCGTCTCCGCTGAACTGATCAAATCCACCATCGGCCTTGGTTTCCTGCTCTACATGGGACGCGAACTGAACGACGCGGCCCAGGTCATGGGTATCATGGTGGTGACGATTCTGTTCGGCCTCCTGCTTGACCGGTTTTTCTTCGGGATCATCGAGCAGCGGATCCGAATCCGCTGGGGGCTTGAGAAGAGGGCGGGGTAG